Proteins from a genomic interval of Osmia bicornis bicornis chromosome 13, iOsmBic2.1, whole genome shotgun sequence:
- the LOC114871792 gene encoding LOW QUALITY PROTEIN: E3 ubiquitin-protein ligase Nedd-4 (The sequence of the model RefSeq protein was modified relative to this genomic sequence to represent the inferred CDS: inserted 1 base in 1 codon): MPGTLTYPIYAGVESPPQRNRSYTWNSQHRSASRVLQANTRPGRVSLTEPMRNEATSKLRLKVIAAHQLAKKDIFGASDPYVRVDLNTINGDQTVDSALTKTKKKTLNPTWEEEFIFRVKPVDHKLVLQVFDENRLTRDDFLGMIELTLINLPKEQEGRTIPTRRYLLRPRSQRSRVKGTLEVYHAYISDTSSVDNDNGDATTDSGGWEMVQQPNNSPMEQVADVALNRPLPPGWEERQDANGRTYYVNHIARFTQWECPTESTTSPSGNTTSERNFSTAATEFQRRFHISADEENRHRSSINQDGEVLREEGEDSETRDNEIENHRGGGMGDTSSDSGHSVDQRGYLSESEDQSDDNVDSPAGSRRSSEQIESPKPTLPVSSDEGLPPGWGMQIAPNGRVFFIDHNERTTTWIDPRTGRPSSIPNHIAPSTTSRSDLDQLGPLPEGWEERVHTDGRIFFIDHNTRTTQWEDPRMSNPQIAGPAVPYSRDYKRKYEYLKSQLRKPNNVPNKFENKVSRNXILEDSYRIISSVNRVEILKTKLWVEFEGEVGLDYGGLAREWFFLLSKEMFNPYYGLFEYSATDNYTLQINPFSGVCNEEHLNYFKFIGRIAGMAVYHGKLLDAFFIRPFYKMMLGKSIDLKDMESVDSEYYNSLLWIKENDPSELELTFCVDEESFGHTSQRELKPDGANISLTDENKDEYIGLVIQWRFVSRVQEQMNAFLEGFNALIPPTLVKIFDEHELELLMCGIQHIDVKDWKQNTLYKGDYHANHIVVQWFWRVVLSFSNEMRSRLLQFVTGTSRVPMNGFKELYGSNGPQLFTIEKWGTPDNYPRAHTCFNRIDLPPYESYQQLREKLVKAIEGSQGFAGVD; encoded by the exons atGCCAGGTACTTTGACCTACCCAATATATGCTGGTGTTGAATCACCTCCTCAGAGGAATCGTTCTTATACCTGGAACAGCCAGCATCGTTCTGCATCTAGAGTACTACAAGCTAATACAAGACCTGGACGAGTCTCGCTAACAGAGCCTATG AGGAATGAAGCTACTAGCAAGCTGAGATTAAAAGTGATCGCTGCACACCAATTAGCAAAGAAAGATATCTTTGGTGCAAGCGATCCATATGTACGTGTTGACTTAAATACTATAAATGGTGATCAAACTGTGGATTCTGCCCTCACAAAAACTAAGAAAAAAACTTTGAATCCCACTTGGGAGGAAGAGTTTATATTTAGA GTTAAACCTGTTGATCACAAATTAGTATTACAAGTTTTTGATGAAAATAGATTGACAAGGGATGATTTTCTTGGAATGATAGAATTAACATTAATTAACCTGCCTAAAGAACAAGAAGGTCGTACGATTCCTACTAGACGTTATTTACTAAGACCCCGTAG TCAGCGTTCGAGAGTGAAGGGTACATTGGAGGTATACCATGCATATATTTCTGATACATCAAGTGTTGACAATGATAATGGAGATGCTACAACTGACTCAGGAGGGTGGGAAATGGTACAACAACCAAATAATAGCCCAATGGAACAGGTTGCagat gTTGCCCTTAATAGACCTCTACCACCAGGATGGGAAGAAAGACAGGATGCAAATGGAAGAACATATTATGTTAATCATATAGCAAGATTTACACAATGGGAATGTCCAACAGAATC tACTACTTCACCTAGTGGAAATACAACATCTGAGAGAAATTTCAGTACAGCAGCAACTGAATTTCAGCGACGTTTCCATATTAGCGCGGATGAAGAAAACAGACACAGGAGTTCAATTAATCAG GATGGTGAAGTTCTCCGCGAGGAAGGTGAAGATTCGGAAACGAGAGATAATGAGATTGAGAATCATAGGGGAGGGGGTATGGGGGATACTTCTTCAGACTCTGGACATTCTGTTGATCAACGTGGCTACCTTAGTGAAAGTGAAGACCAG AGCGACGACAATGTGGATAGTCCCGCTGGGTCTAGGCGATCGTCCGAACAA ATTGAAAGTCCAAAACCGACGCTTCCCGTGTCAAGTGACGAAGGATTACCACCTGGTTGGGGTATGCAGATAGCTCCGAATGGTAGAGTATTTTTCATTGATCATAACGAAAGGACAACAACATGGATCGACCCTCGAACGGGGCGTCCAAGTTCGATACCTAACCACATTGCCCCTTCTACGACATCACGAAGCGATTTAGATCAACTTGGACCTCTTCCTGAGGGTTGGGAAGAGAGGGTTCACACAGATGGacgaatatttttcattgatcATA ATACGAGGACAACACAATGGGAAGATCCTCGTATGTCTAATCCTCAAATTGCTGGACCG GCTGTACCATATTCAAGAGATTATAAACGCAAATACGAATATCTTAAATCCCAGTTAAGAAAGCCT AACAATGTTCCTAATAAGTTTGAAAATAAAGTTAGCCGAA ACATTTTAGAAGATTCCTACCGTATAATTAGTTCAGTCAACAGAGTCGAAATATTGAAAACAAAATTGTGGGTTGAGTTTGAAGGGGAAGTTGGCTTAGATTACGGAGGTCTAGCCCGAGAATGGTTTTTCCTTTTGTCTAAAGAAATGTTCAATCCTTATTATGGATTGTTTGAATATTCCGCTAC GGATAATTATACTCTGCAAATTAATCCTTTTTCGGGAGTATGTAACGAGGAACACttgaattatttcaaatttattggTCGAATAGCGGGTATGGCTGTTTATCACGGAAAACTGTTAGATG catttttcattcgtccattttacaaaatgatgTTGGGTAAATCAATCGATTTAAAAGACATGGAAAGTGTTGATTCCGAATATTACAATTCGCTATTGTGGATCAAAGAAAATGATCCTAGTGAATTAGAATTGACGTTTTGTGTTGACGAAGAAAGCTTTGGTCATACTTCTCAGAGAGAACTTAAACCAGACGGTGCTAATATATCGCTGACAGACGAAAATAAAGACGAATATATTGGTTTGGTGATACAGTGGCGGTTTGTGTCGAGAGTACAAGAACAGATGAATGCATTCTTAGAAGGTTTCAATGCTCTTATTCCGCCGACAttggtaaaaatatttgacgaACACGAACTCGAATTACTGATGTGTGGTATTCAACATATTGACGTAAAAGACTGGAAACAGAACACGCTATACAAAGGAGACTATCACGCAAATCATATTGTTGTTCAGTGGTTTTGGCGAGTGGTACTTTCATTTAGCAACGAAATGCGATCTAGGCTTTTACAGTTTGTTACTGGCACGTCTCGAGTACCGATGAACGGTTTTAAGGAACTTTATGGTAGCAAT
- the LOC114871805 gene encoding heat shock factor-binding protein 1, producing MADIKPDHKVEDTDNYGMGNNAEPKNMQELTEYVQTLLQNMQGKFQTMSDQILGKIDEMGNRIDDLEKNITDLMTQAGVEGGEK from the exons ATGGCAGATATTAAACCAGATCATAAAGTTGAAGATACTGATAATTATGGAATGGGTAATAATGCGGAACCAAAAAATATGCAAGAATTGACAGAATAT gtaCAAACACTACTACAAAATATGCAgggaaaatttcaaacaatgtCAGATCAAATTCTTGGAAAAA TAGATGAAATGGGAAACAGGATAGATGATCTAGAAAAGAACATCACAGACCTAATGACACAGGCTGGTGTAGAAGGAGGTGAAAAATGA
- the LOC114871803 gene encoding protein FAM92A isoform X3 has translation MRDVCGICKKSGKVCRLRDKGDEIAKVIQTYAHSENINRSLSTGLTNFSATLSVIGDYSDAKVQRFDAKIIAPLSQYATICKHARDDVKNTFAARDKELTRKRHLDRLRERNPRNRQMISQAESELMKASVEVSRVVKGLEEQIDSFEKRKLHDLKTLLLDFVAIELSFHAKALELLTKAYQDVTEIDEVKDLEDFQTMRGSMNGEFREVMRVPDSVARLATVERTSFRQAYSLTNLASRFTSSPIISQKLDTRATGSTDSAKSSLKTNSSESVQIEEYKESSEETDSESIEDKPIKLQTHSKHDGRRKFIFKAIPPIPAYQKFLTKPMIIKYN, from the exons ATGCGTGACGTTTGCGGCATATGCAAGAAAAGCGGCAAGGTTTGTCG ATTGCGCGATAAAGGCGATGAAATTGCAAAAGTAATTCAGACCTACGCTCATTCGGAAAATATAAATCGATCACTTTCTACAGGATTGACGAACTTTTCAGCGACTCTCTCGGTGATAGGCGACTACAG TGATGCCAAAGTACAAAGATTCGATGCAAAAATAATTGCTCCGCTTTCTCAATATGCAACTATCTGTAAACATGCTCGTGATGACGTAAAAAATACCTTTGCGGCACGAGACAAAGAGTTAACTAGGAAAAGACATCTGGACAGGCTCAGAGAAAGAAATcctagaaacagacaaatGATC TCACAAGCTGAATCGGAATTAATGAAAGCTTCCGTCGAAGTTTCAAGGGTTGTAAAGGGGTTGGAGGAGCAAATTGATTCattcgaaaaaaggaaattacaTGATTTAAAAACCTTACTGTTAGATTTTGTTGCTATCGAGTTAAGTTTTCACGCAAAAGCTTTGGAGTTATTGACGAAAGCTTATCAAGACGTTACTGAAATCGATGAAGTTAAAGATCTAGAG GACTTTCAGACAATGAGAGGAAGTATGAATGGg GAATTTCGTGAAGTGATGCGTGTTCCGGATTCTGTTGCAAGATTGGCTACCGTTGAACGAACTTCATTTAGACAAGCTTATTCTCTAACTAATTTGGCTAGTCGTTTTACTTCTTCTCCCATCATTTCCCAGAAATTAGATACCCGTGCAACCGGGTCCACG GATTCTGCAAAATCTAGTTTAAAAACCAACTCTTCAGAATCTGTACAAATTGAGGAATATAAAGAGAGTTCAGAAGAAACAGACTCTGAATCTATTGAAGATAAACCT ATTAAACTGCAAACACATTCTAAACATGATGGTCGAcgcaaatttatatttaaagcAATACCCCCAATTCCTGCGTATCAGAAGTTTTTAACAAAGCCTATGATTATTAAGTATAATTAA
- the LOC114871803 gene encoding protein FAM92A isoform X2 codes for MLRSRSQTSVWEQEAKFVQDRISNVEKHFAELCVTFAAYARKAARLRDKGDEIAKVIQTYAHSENINRSLSTGLTNFSATLSVIGDYSDAKVQRFDAKIIAPLSQYATICKHARDDVKNTFAARDKELTRKRHLDRLRERNPRNRQMISQAESELMKASVEVSRVVKGLEEQIDSFEKRKLHDLKTLLLDFVAIELSFHAKALELLTKAYQDVTEIDEVKDLEEFREVMRVPDSVARLATVERTSFRQAYSLTNLASRFTSSPIISQKLDTRATGSTDSAKSSLKTNSSESVQIEEYKESSEETDSESIEDKPIKLQTHSKHDGRRKFIFKAIPPIPAYQKFLTKPMIIKYN; via the exons ATGTTACGTTCAAGATCCCAAACCAGTGTATG GGAACAAGAAGCGAAATTTGTACAGGATCGAATATCCAACGTGGAGAAACATTTCGCAGAATTATGCGTGACGTTTGCGGCATATGCAAGAAAAGCGGCAAG ATTGCGCGATAAAGGCGATGAAATTGCAAAAGTAATTCAGACCTACGCTCATTCGGAAAATATAAATCGATCACTTTCTACAGGATTGACGAACTTTTCAGCGACTCTCTCGGTGATAGGCGACTACAG TGATGCCAAAGTACAAAGATTCGATGCAAAAATAATTGCTCCGCTTTCTCAATATGCAACTATCTGTAAACATGCTCGTGATGACGTAAAAAATACCTTTGCGGCACGAGACAAAGAGTTAACTAGGAAAAGACATCTGGACAGGCTCAGAGAAAGAAATcctagaaacagacaaatGATC TCACAAGCTGAATCGGAATTAATGAAAGCTTCCGTCGAAGTTTCAAGGGTTGTAAAGGGGTTGGAGGAGCAAATTGATTCattcgaaaaaaggaaattacaTGATTTAAAAACCTTACTGTTAGATTTTGTTGCTATCGAGTTAAGTTTTCACGCAAAAGCTTTGGAGTTATTGACGAAAGCTTATCAAGACGTTACTGAAATCGATGAAGTTAAAGATCTAGAG GAATTTCGTGAAGTGATGCGTGTTCCGGATTCTGTTGCAAGATTGGCTACCGTTGAACGAACTTCATTTAGACAAGCTTATTCTCTAACTAATTTGGCTAGTCGTTTTACTTCTTCTCCCATCATTTCCCAGAAATTAGATACCCGTGCAACCGGGTCCACG GATTCTGCAAAATCTAGTTTAAAAACCAACTCTTCAGAATCTGTACAAATTGAGGAATATAAAGAGAGTTCAGAAGAAACAGACTCTGAATCTATTGAAGATAAACCT ATTAAACTGCAAACACATTCTAAACATGATGGTCGAcgcaaatttatatttaaagcAATACCCCCAATTCCTGCGTATCAGAAGTTTTTAACAAAGCCTATGATTATTAAGTATAATTAA
- the LOC114871803 gene encoding protein FAM92A isoform X5 — MQEKRQGDEIAKVIQTYAHSENINRSLSTGLTNFSATLSVIGDYSDAKVQRFDAKIIAPLSQYATICKHARDDVKNTFAARDKELTRKRHLDRLRERNPRNRQMISQAESELMKASVEVSRVVKGLEEQIDSFEKRKLHDLKTLLLDFVAIELSFHAKALELLTKAYQDVTEIDEVKDLEDFQTMRGSMNGEFREVMRVPDSVARLATVERTSFRQAYSLTNLASRFTSSPIISQKLDTRATGSTDSAKSSLKTNSSESVQIEEYKESSEETDSESIEDKPIKLQTHSKHDGRRKFIFKAIPPIPAYQKFLTKPMIIKYN, encoded by the exons ATGCAAGAAAAGCGGCAAG GCGATGAAATTGCAAAAGTAATTCAGACCTACGCTCATTCGGAAAATATAAATCGATCACTTTCTACAGGATTGACGAACTTTTCAGCGACTCTCTCGGTGATAGGCGACTACAG TGATGCCAAAGTACAAAGATTCGATGCAAAAATAATTGCTCCGCTTTCTCAATATGCAACTATCTGTAAACATGCTCGTGATGACGTAAAAAATACCTTTGCGGCACGAGACAAAGAGTTAACTAGGAAAAGACATCTGGACAGGCTCAGAGAAAGAAATcctagaaacagacaaatGATC TCACAAGCTGAATCGGAATTAATGAAAGCTTCCGTCGAAGTTTCAAGGGTTGTAAAGGGGTTGGAGGAGCAAATTGATTCattcgaaaaaaggaaattacaTGATTTAAAAACCTTACTGTTAGATTTTGTTGCTATCGAGTTAAGTTTTCACGCAAAAGCTTTGGAGTTATTGACGAAAGCTTATCAAGACGTTACTGAAATCGATGAAGTTAAAGATCTAGAG GACTTTCAGACAATGAGAGGAAGTATGAATGGg GAATTTCGTGAAGTGATGCGTGTTCCGGATTCTGTTGCAAGATTGGCTACCGTTGAACGAACTTCATTTAGACAAGCTTATTCTCTAACTAATTTGGCTAGTCGTTTTACTTCTTCTCCCATCATTTCCCAGAAATTAGATACCCGTGCAACCGGGTCCACG GATTCTGCAAAATCTAGTTTAAAAACCAACTCTTCAGAATCTGTACAAATTGAGGAATATAAAGAGAGTTCAGAAGAAACAGACTCTGAATCTATTGAAGATAAACCT ATTAAACTGCAAACACATTCTAAACATGATGGTCGAcgcaaatttatatttaaagcAATACCCCCAATTCCTGCGTATCAGAAGTTTTTAACAAAGCCTATGATTATTAAGTATAATTAA
- the LOC114871798 gene encoding endoplasmic reticulum-Golgi intermediate compartment protein 2, producing the protein MLRRRNVNIKTVKELDGFPKVPEPYVDKTVVGGTFSIFTICTIAYLIIAETNYYLDSRLQFKFEPDTDIDAKLKINIDITVAMPCGRIGADVLDSTNQNMVGHESLEEEDTWWELTQEQRAHFEALKHMNSYLREEYHAIHELLWKSNQVTLYSEMPKRTHQPSYPPNACRIHGTLNVNKVAGNFHITAGKSLSIPRGHIHISAFMTDRDYNFTHRINKFSFGGPSPGVVHPLEGDEKIADNNMILYQYFVEIVPTDIQTLLSTSKTYQYSVKDHQRPIDHQKGSHGIPGIFFKYDMSALKIKVTQQRDTVSQFLVKLCATVGGIFVTSGLVKNIVQYFWYIVCCKFLTPKENKNDQMFSTPVVGTNYQIPGTINLLNVPIPNNVDIMFQAK; encoded by the exons aTGTTAAGAAGACGAAATGTGAACATTAAAACTGTCAAGGAACTGGATGGATTTCCCAAGGTTCCTGAACCTTATGTTGATAAGACTGTAGTTGGAGGAACAT TTTCCATATTTACCATATGTACTATTGCATATCTCATAATAGCTGAAACAAATTATTATCTTGATAGCAGATTGCAATTCAAATTTGAACCAGATACAGACATtgatgcaaaattaaaaataaacattgaCATAACTGTTGCTATGCCATGTGGTCGTATTGGTGCTGATGTTTTAGATTCAACAAATCAAAATATGGTAGGACATGAATCCttagaagaagaagacacATGGTGGGAATTAACACAAGAACAGAGAGCTCATTTTGAAGCTTTGAAACATATGAATTCTTATTTAAGAGAAGAATATCATGCTATTCATGAACTATTATGGAAATCTAATCAAGTTACCTTATATAGTGAAATGCCAAAACG aaCTCATCAACCTTCGTATCCACCAAATGCGTGCCGTATCCATGGCActttaaatgttaataaagtagctggaaattttcatataacaGCTGGAAAATCATTATCTATCCCCAGAGGACATATACATATTTCAGCATTCATGACTGATAGGGATTATAACTTCACTCATAGAATAAATAAGTTTTCATTTGGTGGGCCTAGCCCAGGTGTTGTTCATCCATTAGAAGGGGATGAAAAAATTGCTGATAACA ATATGATTTTATATCAGTATTTTGTAGAAATAGTTCCCACAGATATACAAACTTTACTAAGTACTTCTAAAACTTATCAGTATAGTGTAAAGGATCATCAAAGACCTATTGATCATCAAAAAGGATCTCATGGAATTCCCGGGATCTTTTTCAAGTATGATATGAGTGCacttaaaataaaagttacTCAACAACGCGATACAGTATCCCAGTTTTTAGTAAAATTGTGTGCTACAGTTGGAGGCATTTTTGTTACAAGTG GATTAGTAAAGAACATTGTTCAGTATTTTTGGTACATAGTATGCTGCAAGTTTCTAACGCctaaagaaaacaaaaatgaccaaatgttttcaaccccAGTTGTTGGTACTAACTATCAAATACCTGGAACAATAAATCTATTAAATGTTCCAATACCAAATAACGTGGATATCATGTTTCAGGCTAAATAA
- the LOC114871803 gene encoding protein FAM92A isoform X4, producing MQEKRQGLLRDKGDEIAKVIQTYAHSENINRSLSTGLTNFSATLSVIGDYSDAKVQRFDAKIIAPLSQYATICKHARDDVKNTFAARDKELTRKRHLDRLRERNPRNRQMISQAESELMKASVEVSRVVKGLEEQIDSFEKRKLHDLKTLLLDFVAIELSFHAKALELLTKAYQDVTEIDEVKDLEDFQTMRGSMNGEFREVMRVPDSVARLATVERTSFRQAYSLTNLASRFTSSPIISQKLDTRATGSTDSAKSSLKTNSSESVQIEEYKESSEETDSESIEDKPIKLQTHSKHDGRRKFIFKAIPPIPAYQKFLTKPMIIKYN from the exons ATGCAAGAAAAGCGGCAAGGTTT ATTGCGCGATAAAGGCGATGAAATTGCAAAAGTAATTCAGACCTACGCTCATTCGGAAAATATAAATCGATCACTTTCTACAGGATTGACGAACTTTTCAGCGACTCTCTCGGTGATAGGCGACTACAG TGATGCCAAAGTACAAAGATTCGATGCAAAAATAATTGCTCCGCTTTCTCAATATGCAACTATCTGTAAACATGCTCGTGATGACGTAAAAAATACCTTTGCGGCACGAGACAAAGAGTTAACTAGGAAAAGACATCTGGACAGGCTCAGAGAAAGAAATcctagaaacagacaaatGATC TCACAAGCTGAATCGGAATTAATGAAAGCTTCCGTCGAAGTTTCAAGGGTTGTAAAGGGGTTGGAGGAGCAAATTGATTCattcgaaaaaaggaaattacaTGATTTAAAAACCTTACTGTTAGATTTTGTTGCTATCGAGTTAAGTTTTCACGCAAAAGCTTTGGAGTTATTGACGAAAGCTTATCAAGACGTTACTGAAATCGATGAAGTTAAAGATCTAGAG GACTTTCAGACAATGAGAGGAAGTATGAATGGg GAATTTCGTGAAGTGATGCGTGTTCCGGATTCTGTTGCAAGATTGGCTACCGTTGAACGAACTTCATTTAGACAAGCTTATTCTCTAACTAATTTGGCTAGTCGTTTTACTTCTTCTCCCATCATTTCCCAGAAATTAGATACCCGTGCAACCGGGTCCACG GATTCTGCAAAATCTAGTTTAAAAACCAACTCTTCAGAATCTGTACAAATTGAGGAATATAAAGAGAGTTCAGAAGAAACAGACTCTGAATCTATTGAAGATAAACCT ATTAAACTGCAAACACATTCTAAACATGATGGTCGAcgcaaatttatatttaaagcAATACCCCCAATTCCTGCGTATCAGAAGTTTTTAACAAAGCCTATGATTATTAAGTATAATTAA
- the LOC114871803 gene encoding protein FAM92A isoform X1: protein MLRSRSQTSVWEQEAKFVQDRISNVEKHFAELCVTFAAYARKAARLRDKGDEIAKVIQTYAHSENINRSLSTGLTNFSATLSVIGDYSDAKVQRFDAKIIAPLSQYATICKHARDDVKNTFAARDKELTRKRHLDRLRERNPRNRQMISQAESELMKASVEVSRVVKGLEEQIDSFEKRKLHDLKTLLLDFVAIELSFHAKALELLTKAYQDVTEIDEVKDLEDFQTMRGSMNGEFREVMRVPDSVARLATVERTSFRQAYSLTNLASRFTSSPIISQKLDTRATGSTDSAKSSLKTNSSESVQIEEYKESSEETDSESIEDKPIKLQTHSKHDGRRKFIFKAIPPIPAYQKFLTKPMIIKYN from the exons ATGTTACGTTCAAGATCCCAAACCAGTGTATG GGAACAAGAAGCGAAATTTGTACAGGATCGAATATCCAACGTGGAGAAACATTTCGCAGAATTATGCGTGACGTTTGCGGCATATGCAAGAAAAGCGGCAAG ATTGCGCGATAAAGGCGATGAAATTGCAAAAGTAATTCAGACCTACGCTCATTCGGAAAATATAAATCGATCACTTTCTACAGGATTGACGAACTTTTCAGCGACTCTCTCGGTGATAGGCGACTACAG TGATGCCAAAGTACAAAGATTCGATGCAAAAATAATTGCTCCGCTTTCTCAATATGCAACTATCTGTAAACATGCTCGTGATGACGTAAAAAATACCTTTGCGGCACGAGACAAAGAGTTAACTAGGAAAAGACATCTGGACAGGCTCAGAGAAAGAAATcctagaaacagacaaatGATC TCACAAGCTGAATCGGAATTAATGAAAGCTTCCGTCGAAGTTTCAAGGGTTGTAAAGGGGTTGGAGGAGCAAATTGATTCattcgaaaaaaggaaattacaTGATTTAAAAACCTTACTGTTAGATTTTGTTGCTATCGAGTTAAGTTTTCACGCAAAAGCTTTGGAGTTATTGACGAAAGCTTATCAAGACGTTACTGAAATCGATGAAGTTAAAGATCTAGAG GACTTTCAGACAATGAGAGGAAGTATGAATGGg GAATTTCGTGAAGTGATGCGTGTTCCGGATTCTGTTGCAAGATTGGCTACCGTTGAACGAACTTCATTTAGACAAGCTTATTCTCTAACTAATTTGGCTAGTCGTTTTACTTCTTCTCCCATCATTTCCCAGAAATTAGATACCCGTGCAACCGGGTCCACG GATTCTGCAAAATCTAGTTTAAAAACCAACTCTTCAGAATCTGTACAAATTGAGGAATATAAAGAGAGTTCAGAAGAAACAGACTCTGAATCTATTGAAGATAAACCT ATTAAACTGCAAACACATTCTAAACATGATGGTCGAcgcaaatttatatttaaagcAATACCCCCAATTCCTGCGTATCAGAAGTTTTTAACAAAGCCTATGATTATTAAGTATAATTAA